The proteins below are encoded in one region of Planctopirus limnophila DSM 3776:
- a CDS encoding DinB family protein, which translates to MQAMQIAVESLNMSSMVLKTYLDDLSEEEFLLPAGPGCHCAAWQLGHLISSANHMLEGLKPGSGMELPEGFSKAYSKAALESGVTPAYLAKADYFVLFDRVNEAARKLFLSMTEADLDQPGPSGFPPMFSTVGSIVVLIANHPLMHAGQFVPLRRELGKPIRI; encoded by the coding sequence ATGCAGGCGATGCAGATCGCGGTCGAGAGCCTGAATATGAGTTCCATGGTACTGAAAACGTACCTGGATGATTTGAGCGAAGAAGAGTTTCTATTACCCGCAGGGCCGGGTTGCCATTGCGCTGCGTGGCAACTCGGGCATCTGATCAGTTCAGCCAATCACATGCTGGAAGGCCTTAAACCCGGGAGTGGTATGGAACTCCCTGAGGGCTTCTCGAAGGCCTATTCCAAAGCAGCTCTTGAAAGCGGCGTCACACCGGCTTATCTCGCCAAGGCAGATTACTTCGTGTTGTTTGATCGTGTGAATGAGGCTGCCAGAAAACTCTTTCTGTCGATGACAGAAGCAGATCTCGATCAACCGGGGCCATCCGGATTTCCTCCCATGTTTTCCACTGTCGGATCGATTGTGGTGCTCATCGCCAATCATCCTCTGATGCATGCGGGTCAATTTGTGCCGCTGCGTCGTGAACTGGGCAAACCCATCCGCATCTGA
- a CDS encoding Gfo/Idh/MocA family protein — MSERSQPSRRSFLQSSTAAIAAATILPAHVLGREQTTAPSEKITLGVIGIGPRCTYDLKAMLQFPDVQCVAIADVQARRRDAGKKLVDEHYKNSDCRLYNDFRELIDRKDIDAVIVATGDRWHAAASILAAKAGKDVYSEKPCGITIEACQQLADTMHSQQRVFQAGTQRRSVPNFQKAVELAHTGKLGKLHTMHASVYIPVLDNTWLPAQKTPSKQEVDWNLWLGPAAWRPFNQKYVDGGWRGQWDFDSGARLLDWGAHTIDLCQWANQADNTMPISYEPQEKTIVCTYANGVKLIVDFLETPFGERSPQYITRLGTCPVRFIGDEGWVETGDSGELVVQPEALAKDQPPAEKRVKGLDVSVHARDFFDCIRTRGKTASNPDVMRRSHIASHAAAIAWILGRKLTFDPVSESFVNDPEANLLCSRPERHWA; from the coding sequence ATGTCCGAGCGAAGCCAGCCTTCTCGTCGATCGTTCCTGCAATCCAGTACTGCGGCGATTGCAGCAGCGACAATTCTGCCGGCCCATGTGCTGGGGCGTGAACAGACGACGGCTCCCAGTGAGAAGATCACGCTGGGTGTGATCGGGATTGGCCCACGTTGTACTTATGATCTGAAGGCGATGCTGCAGTTCCCTGATGTCCAGTGCGTGGCTATTGCCGATGTGCAGGCGAGAAGACGGGATGCCGGCAAAAAGCTGGTCGATGAACATTACAAGAACAGCGACTGTCGTCTCTACAACGACTTCCGCGAACTCATCGATCGCAAAGATATTGACGCGGTGATTGTCGCGACGGGGGATCGCTGGCATGCCGCTGCTTCGATCCTCGCTGCCAAAGCAGGAAAAGATGTCTACAGCGAGAAGCCTTGCGGCATCACCATCGAAGCCTGTCAGCAATTGGCCGACACCATGCACAGCCAGCAGCGTGTCTTTCAGGCAGGGACACAGCGGCGCAGTGTTCCCAACTTCCAGAAAGCGGTCGAACTGGCTCATACGGGGAAGCTCGGCAAGCTGCACACCATGCATGCCTCGGTCTATATTCCTGTGCTGGATAACACGTGGTTGCCAGCTCAGAAGACACCTTCCAAGCAGGAAGTGGATTGGAACTTATGGCTGGGGCCAGCGGCGTGGCGACCATTCAATCAGAAGTATGTCGATGGTGGCTGGCGTGGCCAATGGGACTTTGATTCCGGAGCCCGACTGCTCGACTGGGGTGCTCACACGATTGATCTGTGTCAGTGGGCCAATCAGGCGGATAACACCATGCCGATCAGTTATGAGCCGCAGGAGAAAACCATCGTCTGTACTTATGCCAATGGTGTGAAGCTGATTGTTGATTTCCTCGAAACTCCTTTTGGAGAACGCTCGCCACAATATATTACCCGTTTAGGGACCTGCCCGGTGCGCTTTATCGGCGATGAAGGCTGGGTCGAAACGGGCGATAGTGGAGAGTTGGTTGTTCAGCCAGAAGCGCTGGCCAAAGATCAACCACCTGCGGAAAAGCGGGTGAAGGGGCTGGATGTTTCGGTGCATGCCCGAGACTTCTTCGACTGCATTCGCACTCGCGGCAAGACAGCCTCGAATCCGGATGTCATGCGGCGGTCTCACATTGCCAGCCATGCGGCAGCGATTGCCTGGATTCTGGGGCGTAAGCTGACTTTTGACCCCGTGAGCGAGAGCTTCGTGAATGATCCCGAAGCCAATCTGCTCTGCTCACGGCCAGAGCGACACTGGGCTTGA
- a CDS encoding glycosyltransferase family 2 protein — MLLFLLSLASLFLAGGPALMFVINWMRYRTPSLSMEPLPPVSILIPARNEERSIGRVLESALQTRGIEFEVIVLDDASTDRTAEIVREFSQQDPRVRLESAPPLPSGWCGKQHACWALSQRARYDLFLFIDADVSLEPTGAARSVSFLQQTQVDLVSGVPRQEFSGFLDRLLIPLIHFVLLGFLPMGRMRKTTDPSVGAACGQLILSTRSGYEKTSGHEQVKQSLHDGLELPRLYRRHGLRTDLFDATSTAVCRMYHSEYETWKGLEKNATAGLGSPALIVPTTIILSMGQILPSLWVILAMQCDCTWTLVVAAASLFCAWLPRTLALVSYRQSLLGWVLHPLSVLIFLAIQWSAMVRKLRGLPSVWKSRDYVQGAMVK, encoded by the coding sequence TTGCTGCTGTTTTTGCTGTCATTGGCGAGTCTGTTTCTGGCTGGTGGGCCGGCGTTAATGTTTGTCATTAACTGGATGAGATATCGCACGCCGTCACTTTCGATGGAGCCGTTACCACCAGTTTCGATCCTCATTCCGGCACGGAACGAAGAGCGATCGATTGGCCGGGTGCTGGAAAGTGCTCTGCAGACCAGGGGTATCGAATTCGAAGTCATTGTCCTGGATGATGCCTCGACCGATCGGACCGCTGAAATTGTGCGGGAATTCAGCCAGCAGGATCCCCGGGTCCGGCTGGAGTCGGCACCCCCTTTACCTTCAGGCTGGTGTGGCAAACAGCACGCCTGCTGGGCACTTTCTCAACGTGCCCGCTATGACCTGTTTCTGTTCATCGATGCGGATGTCTCGCTCGAACCCACAGGTGCTGCTCGGTCAGTGAGCTTTCTGCAGCAGACGCAGGTTGATCTGGTGAGTGGTGTACCGCGGCAGGAGTTTTCGGGGTTTCTCGATCGGCTGCTGATTCCCCTCATCCATTTTGTGCTGCTGGGCTTTCTGCCGATGGGTCGCATGCGGAAGACGACTGACCCGTCTGTGGGAGCCGCCTGTGGCCAGTTGATCCTTTCGACCAGATCGGGTTACGAGAAAACATCTGGTCATGAGCAGGTGAAACAGTCCTTGCATGATGGACTCGAATTACCCCGGCTGTACCGTCGTCATGGCTTGAGAACCGATCTCTTCGATGCGACATCGACAGCGGTGTGCCGCATGTACCACTCGGAATACGAGACCTGGAAGGGATTGGAAAAGAACGCCACGGCGGGTCTGGGGTCTCCGGCTTTGATTGTGCCGACGACGATCATCTTGAGTATGGGACAGATTCTGCCTTCGCTGTGGGTGATTCTCGCCATGCAATGTGACTGCACCTGGACGCTCGTGGTCGCGGCAGCGAGTCTCTTCTGTGCCTGGCTTCCGCGCACACTGGCACTGGTGAGCTATCGTCAAAGTCTTCTGGGTTGGGTACTGCATCCGCTCTCCGTGCTGATCTTCCTGGCTATTCAATGGTCGGCCATGGTGCGAAAACTGCGCGGGCTCCCTTCGGTCTGGAAGTCACGAGACTACGTCCAGGGTGCGATGGTGAAGTAG
- a CDS encoding Fic family protein, translated as MSSQEPVSRHWSPIEDLPEDWRETLVDKAVQAAMQAWIDRAEELRQSDAYKEFTERLHRRWSIETGIIEDAYTVSRSATETLIQHGLDAALISHEDVGNEEPIEVLRKIEDHQRAIQGLYSFVSDQRPLGVSFIRELHQVLMAHQQTYLAVDQFGNRGPRQLKLGDWKTWPNHVDLPGGGRFEYCPPEQVASELDQLVEWHRQHLDAGVPPDIEAAWLHHRFTLIHPFEDGNGRVARTLATMVLLKGRWLPMVIDRKEKPQYIDAIRKADNGDLQPLIKLIGAHQLKELRAAVSYADQLVQTEATVSSQILSIAARLQQRVASADNSRQQAIALSIELWRTTSQQLKETVNNLNIVFQSSTEYRAYFDCADFESERSYFFAGQIIEAAKKLNYFADRNIYQSWCRLTIQGVDRFEFLVAFHGIGRSQIGYLGCVPMTYRRNVGDYQNSPEQNIRWGEVVPLSDSPFEFSYSERSGDVLERFDPWLEARISEALAIWERDL; from the coding sequence ATGTCGTCGCAGGAGCCCGTTTCCCGCCATTGGTCACCCATCGAAGATCTGCCGGAAGACTGGCGCGAAACGCTGGTTGACAAGGCAGTTCAAGCTGCGATGCAGGCATGGATTGACCGGGCAGAAGAACTGAGGCAGAGCGACGCTTATAAGGAGTTTACCGAGAGGTTGCACCGCCGCTGGTCGATTGAAACAGGAATCATCGAAGATGCTTACACGGTCTCAAGGTCTGCGACAGAGACATTGATTCAGCATGGACTCGATGCCGCTTTGATTTCTCATGAAGACGTGGGCAATGAAGAGCCCATCGAGGTACTACGGAAGATTGAGGATCATCAGAGAGCTATTCAAGGACTCTACTCGTTTGTGTCGGATCAGCGTCCGCTGGGAGTCAGTTTTATTCGCGAACTGCATCAGGTACTGATGGCTCACCAGCAGACATACCTCGCGGTTGATCAATTTGGAAATCGTGGCCCCCGGCAATTGAAACTGGGTGACTGGAAGACGTGGCCCAATCATGTCGATCTTCCCGGAGGAGGCCGGTTTGAATATTGCCCACCTGAGCAAGTCGCCTCGGAGTTGGATCAACTTGTGGAGTGGCACAGACAGCACCTGGACGCTGGTGTTCCTCCCGATATTGAAGCTGCCTGGCTGCATCACCGCTTTACTTTGATCCATCCGTTTGAAGATGGTAACGGACGTGTGGCGAGGACGCTGGCAACGATGGTTCTGCTCAAAGGCCGCTGGCTGCCGATGGTGATCGATCGAAAGGAAAAGCCGCAATACATCGACGCGATTCGCAAGGCTGATAATGGCGATCTACAGCCGCTTATCAAATTGATTGGTGCTCACCAACTTAAGGAGTTACGAGCGGCAGTAAGTTACGCGGATCAGCTGGTTCAAACAGAAGCAACGGTTTCGAGCCAGATCTTGTCCATTGCAGCACGGCTTCAGCAAAGAGTTGCCAGTGCCGACAATAGCAGGCAACAGGCAATAGCACTTTCAATCGAGCTTTGGCGAACAACATCACAGCAGTTAAAAGAGACGGTTAATAACCTTAATATAGTTTTCCAAAGCTCTACCGAGTACCGCGCTTATTTCGATTGCGCTGACTTTGAATCTGAAAGGTCGTATTTTTTTGCAGGTCAAATTATTGAAGCTGCGAAGAAGCTTAATTACTTCGCAGATAGGAATATCTATCAATCATGGTGCCGACTTACTATCCAAGGGGTAGATCGCTTTGAGTTCTTAGTGGCATTTCATGGTATAGGTAGAAGTCAAATAGGTTACCTAGGCTGTGTTCCAATGACCTATCGGCGCAATGTGGGCGATTATCAAAATTCTCCGGAACAGAATATTCGATGGGGGGAAGTCGTGCCATTATCAGATAGCCCATTCGAGTTCTCCTATTCCGAGAGATCAGGGGACGTTCTGGAAAGATTCGATCCATGGCTCGAGGCTCGTATTTCTGAGGCTTTGGCGATTTGGGAGCGGGATCTATAA
- a CDS encoding SMP-30/gluconolactonase/LRE family protein, whose amino-acid sequence MNLRLTLHRWSLFTCTMAATLAMGVVSVAQAQNTTNFPILGEVIRVSPELDEVLAPDAKIEVISSGFEWAEGPVWNREGKYLLFSDIPRNSVMKWELGKGSSLFLKPSGFTGPTGYGNEPGCNGLIFDSKGQLVSAEHGDRRLSVLTHQGGKRTLVDNYEGKRLNSPNDVCMKSNGDYYFTDPPYGLPKGAEDPLRELDFCGVYRLALKADGRHQLTLLTKEMTRPNGIAFSPDEKFLYVAQSDPKAAIIKKFPVKEDGTLGEGTTLVDVTSMVGKHKGLPDGLKVDVQGRLWATGPGGVHVYSPAGKLLGRIDTKEATANCAWGDDGSTLYITADMYLCRIPTKTKGAGW is encoded by the coding sequence ATGAACTTGCGGCTTACGCTCCACCGCTGGTCTCTCTTCACCTGCACCATGGCAGCCACTCTCGCGATGGGTGTGGTCTCTGTGGCACAGGCTCAGAACACCACCAACTTTCCGATTCTGGGTGAAGTGATTCGCGTCTCACCAGAACTCGATGAAGTGCTGGCGCCCGATGCGAAGATCGAAGTGATCTCCAGTGGTTTCGAATGGGCCGAAGGGCCTGTCTGGAATCGCGAAGGGAAGTATCTGCTCTTTTCCGATATTCCCCGCAATAGCGTGATGAAGTGGGAACTGGGCAAAGGGTCATCATTATTTCTCAAACCTTCTGGCTTCACCGGTCCCACCGGTTATGGCAATGAACCTGGCTGCAATGGCTTGATCTTTGACAGCAAAGGCCAGCTCGTTTCTGCCGAACATGGCGACCGCCGCCTTTCGGTTCTGACGCATCAGGGCGGCAAGCGAACTCTCGTCGATAATTACGAGGGTAAGCGGCTCAACAGTCCCAATGATGTCTGCATGAAATCCAACGGCGACTACTACTTCACGGATCCACCTTACGGGCTCCCCAAAGGTGCTGAAGACCCATTGCGAGAACTTGACTTCTGCGGTGTTTACAGGTTGGCGTTGAAAGCCGATGGTCGCCATCAGCTCACGTTGCTCACCAAGGAAATGACTCGACCAAATGGGATTGCGTTCTCGCCTGATGAAAAGTTCTTGTATGTCGCCCAGTCCGATCCGAAGGCTGCCATCATCAAGAAATTTCCCGTGAAGGAGGACGGCACGCTTGGGGAAGGGACGACTTTGGTCGATGTCACCAGTATGGTAGGGAAGCACAAAGGCTTACCCGATGGTCTGAAAGTCGATGTGCAAGGTCGGCTTTGGGCCACAGGGCCTGGGGGTGTGCATGTTTATTCTCCCGCAGGAAAACTTCTGGGCAGAATTGATACGAAAGAAGCCACAGCGAACTGTGCCTGGGGCGATGACGGTTCGACGCTGTATATTACGGCAGATATGTACTTGTGCCGGATTCCAACCAAGACCAAGGGAGCAGGCTGGTAA
- a CDS encoding FG-GAP repeat domain-containing protein, whose protein sequence is MRFHILTLLIGVSLWTSATAAEFPKFRRQVIDPEIGKVCYAVSTADVNGDGKPDVVAVSENRIQWYENPTWQKHVILEDQTERDNVCLAAHDIDGDGQIDFAVGAGWTKIGTLQWISRQADPKALWKVNLIGQELSTHRMSFADVQGKGKPQLVVSPLNRSVAEGARLLAFEIPKNPVTDRWQAIPLDSTLNRLHAHTHIDWNPGRDMETLTASQEGVHLIDLKRPAAFAKRKLVEGASGTSPEQKGAGEVKSGQLSWNAKGGSILSSRQYLATIEPMHGTDAVVYVSENDERTQWKRVVLETGLKQGHALWTVDLNHDGYDEVVVGFREKGTALTKGPGLMVFECVDAKSSDGPTGSTWKKHVIDDGGCAVEDALAADLNGDGQPDLIAGGRATHNVVIYWNEFSN, encoded by the coding sequence ATGCGTTTCCACATATTGACTTTATTGATTGGTGTCTCGTTGTGGACATCCGCCACTGCAGCCGAGTTCCCGAAGTTTCGGCGACAGGTGATTGACCCTGAGATCGGCAAAGTCTGTTATGCCGTCAGTACGGCTGATGTGAATGGCGATGGCAAGCCGGATGTGGTGGCGGTGAGTGAGAACCGCATTCAGTGGTATGAAAATCCTACCTGGCAAAAGCATGTGATTCTCGAGGATCAGACCGAACGCGATAACGTTTGTCTGGCGGCTCACGATATCGATGGTGATGGTCAGATCGACTTCGCAGTGGGCGCCGGCTGGACGAAGATTGGCACGTTGCAGTGGATCAGCAGGCAGGCCGATCCCAAGGCGCTCTGGAAGGTGAACTTGATTGGTCAAGAACTCAGCACGCACCGGATGTCGTTTGCGGATGTGCAGGGGAAGGGAAAGCCGCAACTGGTGGTCTCACCGCTCAATCGCTCCGTGGCGGAAGGAGCCAGGCTGCTGGCCTTTGAGATTCCAAAGAACCCAGTGACTGATCGCTGGCAGGCTATTCCTCTCGACTCGACTCTCAACCGATTGCACGCGCATACGCATATCGACTGGAATCCGGGGCGCGATATGGAAACGTTGACCGCATCACAGGAAGGTGTGCACTTAATCGACTTGAAACGGCCTGCTGCTTTTGCAAAGCGTAAGCTGGTCGAAGGTGCCAGTGGGACATCGCCGGAGCAAAAAGGGGCTGGTGAAGTCAAGTCTGGTCAGTTGAGTTGGAATGCCAAGGGGGGCTCGATTCTCTCCAGCAGACAATATCTGGCAACGATCGAACCGATGCATGGGACAGATGCCGTGGTCTACGTTTCGGAAAATGATGAAAGAACCCAGTGGAAGCGGGTGGTTCTGGAAACGGGCCTGAAGCAGGGGCATGCATTGTGGACGGTTGATCTCAATCATGATGGTTACGATGAAGTCGTGGTGGGATTTCGAGAGAAAGGGACGGCTCTGACCAAGGGGCCGGGCTTGATGGTTTTTGAGTGTGTTGACGCCAAAAGTTCCGATGGCCCAACAGGATCAACGTGGAAAAAGCATGTGATTGACGATGGTGGATGCGCTGTGGAAGACGCTTTGGCAGCCGACCTCAACGGCGATGGCCAACCTGATCTGATAGCCGGCGGCCGCGCCACGCATAACGTGGTAATTTATTGGAATGAGTTTTCAAATTGA
- a CDS encoding class I SAM-dependent rRNA methyltransferase, whose amino-acid sequence MSLIRPVDRPPVHLRLARDLSRSIRRGHPWVYAESLREIPKVPAGSRAVLLDYKHNREIAKGYVDPNSPIAFRACTSDEKDRLDDRWARRQFDRAYRLRKALFRNPFSRDGSARDQIEGAAPVDDIAGRPNLTTGFRLFHGEGDGLPGLVVDVYGDVAVIKLDGPAATTFWQAEGIAEWLMQATRVKAVVQRERDRGKEARVIAGELTEAAVPFLEYGLKFTADVLHGQKTGFFLDQRENRALIRKLSYNRRVLNLFSYTGGFSIAAGVGGAQHVTSVDVAEPAIEVARQHWELNELPASQHEAIAADVFDFLAEAKKAGHRWEVMVVDPPSFAPSQESLTRAIASYERLFGMAAELVSASGLLAVASCSSHLRDQQFLEICEESLSAARRRGRILTFNGPPADHPAPLALREFRYLKFALMQLD is encoded by the coding sequence ATGTCGCTGATTCGTCCTGTTGATCGTCCCCCGGTTCATTTACGCCTGGCGCGAGATTTATCGCGTTCCATTCGGAGGGGGCATCCGTGGGTTTATGCAGAGTCTCTGCGCGAGATTCCGAAAGTTCCCGCGGGATCAAGAGCTGTCTTGCTCGATTACAAGCACAATCGCGAGATTGCCAAAGGGTATGTCGATCCGAACAGTCCGATTGCCTTCCGCGCCTGTACGAGCGACGAAAAAGATCGACTTGATGATCGCTGGGCGAGGCGGCAGTTTGACCGGGCGTATCGTTTGAGAAAGGCGCTGTTTCGCAATCCGTTTTCGCGAGATGGTTCTGCCCGAGATCAGATCGAAGGTGCGGCCCCCGTCGATGACATAGCGGGACGCCCGAATCTGACGACAGGTTTTCGACTGTTCCATGGCGAAGGAGATGGCCTGCCGGGATTGGTCGTCGATGTTTACGGGGATGTGGCTGTCATAAAGCTTGATGGGCCCGCAGCCACCACCTTCTGGCAGGCCGAAGGGATTGCGGAGTGGCTGATGCAGGCTACCCGAGTGAAAGCTGTGGTGCAGCGGGAACGCGATCGAGGGAAAGAAGCCCGCGTGATTGCGGGTGAACTGACAGAGGCGGCTGTCCCCTTTCTCGAGTACGGGCTGAAGTTCACTGCGGATGTGCTGCATGGCCAGAAGACCGGGTTCTTTCTCGATCAGCGCGAGAATCGGGCACTGATCCGGAAGCTGTCTTACAATCGCCGTGTGCTGAATCTCTTCAGTTATACCGGTGGATTCTCGATTGCTGCAGGCGTGGGTGGTGCTCAGCATGTGACGAGCGTCGATGTGGCAGAACCGGCGATTGAAGTGGCTCGGCAGCATTGGGAACTCAACGAACTTCCGGCCAGTCAGCACGAGGCGATTGCAGCTGATGTCTTTGATTTTCTCGCAGAGGCCAAGAAGGCTGGCCATCGGTGGGAAGTGATGGTTGTTGATCCACCCTCATTTGCGCCGTCGCAGGAATCGCTGACCCGGGCGATTGCGAGCTACGAGCGGCTGTTTGGCATGGCGGCAGAACTGGTGAGTGCATCCGGTCTGCTGGCCGTCGCCTCCTGTTCGAGTCATTTGCGTGATCAGCAGTTTTTAGAGATCTGCGAAGAATCGTTGAGTGCAGCCCGCCGGCGCGGACGGATTCTCACGTTCAACGGCCCCCCGGCCGATCATCCCGCTCCTTTGGCCCTGCGAGAATTCCGCTATTTGAAATTCGCCTTGATGCAACTGGATTAG
- a CDS encoding sulfite oxidase: MLHIPHPSSRRHFMGQSAGLLAAMGLWNTNFGQLERPLRADEPALDLISADIKRLITRQATPYNAEPPAPELTSQWLTPTRSLYVRSHGKIPRIDEKSFRLSISGLVERPVTFTLPELQERFPATSTLATMVCAGNRRNEFALGGRKAPGVPWDVGAIGTCDWQGVSLAQVLKHCGVKAEAKHIWFEGLDAVEGHGDPFPFGASIPLEKAMQDQAGEETLLAWGMNGDPLLPEHGFPLRNVVPGYIGARSVKWLAKIVVSDKPSPNFFVQDVYKVVYDDKPESTANAAPIMEFILNSAITEIRRFDNNLRIRGFALAQGSLGNAIERVEISTDRGKSWQPARIITAPGKNTWSLWSATIPAEGVKTVTVRAFDRAGNSQPESQKFNIKGYQLNSWHTLPVAGAGQGA; encoded by the coding sequence ATGCTGCACATCCCTCACCCCTCCAGCCGCCGTCACTTTATGGGTCAATCGGCAGGGCTTCTGGCTGCAATGGGTCTGTGGAATACCAACTTCGGGCAACTCGAACGCCCACTGCGTGCCGACGAACCGGCTCTCGACCTGATCAGTGCTGATATCAAGCGGCTCATTACCAGGCAGGCCACCCCTTATAATGCCGAGCCACCCGCTCCAGAACTGACTTCGCAATGGCTCACACCCACCCGCAGCCTGTATGTTCGCAGCCATGGGAAGATTCCCCGGATTGACGAAAAGAGTTTCCGGCTCAGCATCAGTGGTCTTGTCGAGCGTCCCGTCACGTTCACTTTGCCGGAACTTCAAGAACGCTTCCCCGCCACTTCGACTCTCGCCACCATGGTTTGTGCCGGTAATCGGCGCAATGAATTCGCACTCGGCGGACGCAAAGCGCCGGGTGTCCCCTGGGATGTCGGTGCGATTGGAACGTGTGACTGGCAAGGCGTTTCACTCGCTCAAGTTCTTAAGCATTGCGGCGTCAAAGCCGAGGCCAAGCATATCTGGTTTGAAGGACTGGATGCCGTCGAAGGCCACGGAGATCCCTTTCCTTTCGGGGCCTCCATTCCCCTCGAAAAGGCAATGCAGGATCAGGCGGGAGAAGAAACTTTGCTCGCCTGGGGGATGAATGGTGACCCCCTGCTTCCCGAGCATGGCTTCCCGCTGCGTAATGTCGTCCCAGGCTACATTGGTGCCCGCAGTGTGAAATGGCTGGCCAAAATTGTTGTGAGTGACAAACCCTCGCCCAATTTCTTTGTGCAGGATGTGTACAAGGTTGTTTACGACGACAAACCCGAATCAACAGCGAATGCCGCTCCGATTATGGAGTTTATCCTGAACTCGGCCATCACCGAAATTCGCCGCTTCGATAACAACCTGCGCATTCGCGGCTTCGCACTCGCTCAAGGGAGCCTGGGCAACGCGATTGAACGCGTTGAAATCAGCACCGATCGCGGCAAGAGCTGGCAGCCGGCCCGGATCATCACCGCTCCCGGGAAAAACACCTGGTCATTATGGTCAGCGACAATCCCGGCTGAGGGAGTGAAGACAGTCACTGTCCGCGCCTTTGATCGTGCGGGAAACTCACAGCCCGAATCGCAGAAGTTCAATATTAAAGGCTATCAACTCAACTCCTGGCACACACTCCCCGTAGCAGGTGCCGGTCAGGGCGCGTAA
- a CDS encoding protein-tyrosine phosphatase family protein, which produces MNQIEPHPIWIGHAGDGQAFRAIFDAGIRAIVQLSVEEPPIQPPRELIYQRYPLLDGEGNDRTMLRLAIDAVKGLIMAGIPTLVCCGAGMSRSPIISAAALSVAYQIDFEDALQKVLEHRPADISPALLHEIRATLIGEH; this is translated from the coding sequence ATGAATCAGATCGAACCTCACCCCATTTGGATCGGCCACGCAGGAGACGGGCAAGCGTTTCGGGCGATCTTCGACGCCGGTATCAGGGCGATCGTACAACTATCCGTCGAGGAACCGCCTATTCAGCCGCCCCGGGAATTAATCTACCAGCGGTATCCACTCCTCGATGGGGAGGGAAATGACCGTACCATGCTACGCCTCGCCATTGATGCGGTCAAAGGGCTGATTATGGCGGGCATACCCACGCTCGTCTGCTGCGGGGCGGGAATGAGCAGATCACCGATTATCTCCGCTGCTGCCTTATCCGTTGCGTACCAGATCGACTTTGAGGACGCTCTCCAAAAGGTCCTGGAGCATCGCCCCGCCGATATCTCACCTGCCCTTTTGCACGAGATCAGAGCGACTTTGATAGGCGAGCATTGA
- a CDS encoding DUF1559 family PulG-like putative transporter yields MNFKSRLFTRPLLFMAAVVSIVLAGLLVQNILNHRKAIDNTYRRGMIAQIRFALMRYRDVYGVLPPLSTNPKDGGEGLSWRVLILPFLGERELYSQFDLSHSWDSQINRALVDKMPERLFKFVKQDGGGKTRYAALSRNGDWGVDPTWDGRSRPSPNPIFLVESAEPIIWTRPQDITVPTSGVEKEKSIVRSISGDPPFGVGPWGGIVKLKVGDCFE; encoded by the coding sequence ATGAATTTCAAAAGTCGCCTTTTCACACGTCCTTTACTGTTTATGGCGGCTGTTGTTTCTATCGTTCTCGCTGGGTTATTAGTCCAGAATATACTCAATCATCGCAAGGCGATTGATAATACATATCGAAGAGGTATGATCGCGCAGATTCGATTTGCTTTAATGCGATACAGAGATGTTTATGGGGTGTTGCCTCCCCTGAGTACTAACCCAAAAGATGGAGGGGAAGGGCTGAGTTGGCGAGTTCTGATTCTTCCGTTTTTAGGGGAGCGGGAACTGTATTCGCAGTTTGACCTTTCTCACTCGTGGGACAGCCAGATTAATCGTGCCCTTGTCGATAAAATGCCAGAGCGTCTTTTCAAGTTTGTAAAGCAAGATGGTGGAGGCAAGACTCGTTACGCTGCCTTGTCACGCAACGGCGACTGGGGAGTAGATCCTACGTGGGACGGCAGATCAAGGCCCTCTCCCAATCCGATTTTTCTAGTTGAGTCAGCGGAGCCGATCATCTGGACTCGGCCGCAAGACATTACTGTGCCCACCAGCGGGGTAGAAAAGGAAAAATCTATTGTTCGCTCAATTTCAGGTGATCCGCCGTTTGGGGTTGGTCCATGGGGAGGCATTGTAAAACTCAAGGTTGGAGACTGTTTCGAGTAA